The following are encoded in a window of Brevibacillus sp. DP1.3A genomic DNA:
- the yqfC gene encoding sporulation protein YqfC — protein sequence MKRWSRRLRQLAGGVLDLPQDVVLEVPRITMIGHLQMYIENHRGVLHFSEKELRLLLTNGQMIVSGEQLVIRAILPEEVLLEGRIGGVKFLETGPQSS from the coding sequence ATGAAGCGTTGGAGCCGCCGTCTGCGCCAGTTGGCCGGAGGGGTGTTGGATCTGCCGCAAGATGTAGTTCTGGAAGTCCCGCGCATCACGATGATCGGTCATTTGCAAATGTATATAGAGAATCATCGAGGAGTCTTGCATTTTAGCGAAAAAGAGCTTCGCTTGCTGTTGACGAACGGTCAAATGATTGTTTCAGGTGAACAGCTTGTCATCCGAGCGATTTTGCCTGAGGAGGTTTTGTTAGAAGGCAGAATCGGTGGCGTGAAATTTTTGGAGACGGGACCACAGAGCTCGTAA
- the ybeY gene encoding rRNA maturation RNase YbeY has translation MLSVEILHEEIEPIDENLQNLLVRCLEAAAKLEDVQGEVVVTLVNNERIHELNRDYRGVDRPTDVLSFAMNEPGEGEMEIFIDEDEANEFPNMLGDIIISVPKAHEQAEDYGHSFERELGFLTVHGFLHLLGYDHGTPEEEKEMFSRQEKVLEEIGLTR, from the coding sequence GTGTTATCTGTAGAAATCCTTCATGAAGAAATCGAACCGATCGATGAGAATTTGCAAAACCTGCTTGTCCGTTGCCTGGAAGCAGCGGCAAAGCTGGAAGACGTACAAGGAGAAGTAGTTGTCACGCTGGTGAACAACGAGCGCATCCACGAGCTGAATCGCGACTATCGTGGCGTTGATCGGCCTACGGATGTTCTGTCCTTTGCGATGAACGAGCCGGGTGAAGGGGAAATGGAAATCTTCATTGATGAGGATGAAGCAAACGAGTTTCCGAATATGCTTGGAGATATTATCATCTCGGTGCCAAAAGCACATGAGCAGGCTGAAGACTATGGCCATTCATTCGAACGCGAACTCGGATTTCTCACGGTTCATGGTTTTCTTCACCTTCTGGGCTATGATCATGGGACGCCAGAAGAAGAGAAGGAAATGTTTTCACGTCAAGAAAAGGTGCTGGAAGAAATCGGCTTGACGAGGTAG
- a CDS encoding PhoH family protein, giving the protein MHVQDEVRIPFSDASEALLLFGPHDAYLTLIEQRSSAKIMTREGELVISGDKPEVDKLTELIEILLQLIRRGIALSERDISYAMSLIERGEGAQLLDVYDEEVARTQRGKVIRAKTLGQRHYLSAIKKHDIVFGIGPAGTGKTYLAVVTAVNALKNGRVKRIVLTRPAVEAGESLGFLPGDLQEKVDPYLRPLYDALYDMLGNEQVAKMMERGLIEVAPLAYMRGRTLEDSFVILDEAQNTTPEQMKMFLTRLGFGSKMVITGDVTQVDLPKGKKSGLREAQRILNPISDVAFIHFQEGDVVRHSLVQKIIAAYAKEEVDHGY; this is encoded by the coding sequence TTGCACGTACAAGATGAGGTAAGAATCCCGTTTTCAGACGCATCTGAGGCCTTGCTGTTGTTCGGACCACATGACGCGTACCTAACACTGATCGAGCAAAGAAGTTCCGCCAAAATCATGACCCGAGAAGGTGAACTGGTTATTAGCGGGGATAAGCCGGAAGTGGACAAACTGACAGAGTTGATTGAAATTCTGCTACAGTTGATTCGCAGAGGGATTGCCCTGTCCGAACGAGACATCTCTTATGCGATGTCGTTGATTGAACGGGGAGAAGGTGCCCAACTGCTCGATGTGTATGATGAAGAAGTCGCTCGTACCCAACGTGGCAAAGTAATCAGGGCAAAGACTTTGGGACAGCGTCATTACTTGTCTGCGATCAAGAAGCATGACATTGTGTTTGGAATTGGACCAGCTGGTACCGGAAAAACGTATTTGGCTGTTGTCACAGCAGTAAATGCGTTGAAAAATGGGCGTGTCAAACGGATCGTTCTTACCAGACCGGCCGTAGAAGCGGGGGAGAGCCTTGGATTTTTGCCAGGAGATTTGCAGGAAAAAGTAGACCCTTACCTGCGTCCGCTCTATGATGCCTTGTACGACATGCTGGGCAATGAACAAGTCGCCAAAATGATGGAACGTGGACTCATTGAGGTTGCACCTTTGGCGTACATGCGTGGTCGTACGCTCGAAGATTCCTTTGTCATTTTGGATGAAGCCCAGAACACAACTCCCGAGCAAATGAAAATGTTTTTGACCAGGCTTGGCTTTGGTTCCAAAATGGTCATTACGGGTGATGTAACCCAGGTGGATTTGCCAAAAGGCAAGAAATCCGGACTGCGCGAAGCACAGCGCATCTTAAATCCGATTTCCGATGTAGCCTTTATTCATTTCCAAGAGGGAGACGTTGTTCGTCACAGTCTGGTACAAAAAATCATCGCTGCCTATGCCAAGGAAGAAGTAGATCACGGCTATTAA
- the floA gene encoding flotillin-like protein FloA (flotillin-like protein involved in membrane lipid rafts), whose protein sequence is MFEGGLIPLIFMVAVAIVVLSVFFSFVPVMLWISALASGVNIGIITLVAMRLRRVVPSRIVNPLIKARKAGLQLDTNQLESHYLAGGNVDRVVDALVAAQRADIPLGFERAAAIDLAGRDVLEAVQMSVNPKVIETPVVAAMAKDGIELRTRAKVTVRANIDRLVGGAGEETIIARVGEGIVSTIGSSKGHKDVLENPDLISKTVLNKGLDAGTAFEILSIDIADVDVGKNIGAQLQTDQAEADKRIAQAKAEERRAMAVAQEQEMIARVQEMKAKVVEAEAQVPLALSEALKSGKMGVMDYYNMQNIAADTQMRQSFGHAGDKQDPALPDEKE, encoded by the coding sequence ATGTTTGAAGGCGGTTTGATTCCCCTTATTTTTATGGTGGCAGTAGCCATCGTCGTACTTTCAGTTTTCTTCTCGTTCGTACCAGTTATGCTCTGGATTTCTGCACTGGCTTCCGGTGTGAATATTGGGATTATTACCCTCGTCGCAATGCGCTTGCGTCGCGTCGTACCATCTCGTATCGTAAATCCGTTGATTAAAGCGCGTAAAGCTGGCTTGCAGCTGGATACAAATCAATTGGAGAGCCATTATCTCGCAGGCGGTAACGTAGACCGTGTAGTAGATGCGCTCGTAGCAGCACAACGCGCAGATATTCCACTTGGCTTCGAACGAGCAGCAGCAATTGATCTGGCTGGTCGTGATGTATTGGAAGCGGTACAAATGAGCGTTAACCCGAAAGTGATTGAAACACCTGTGGTAGCAGCAATGGCAAAGGACGGTATCGAGCTGCGCACTCGTGCAAAAGTAACAGTTCGTGCCAACATCGATCGATTGGTCGGTGGTGCTGGTGAAGAAACGATTATCGCTCGCGTAGGTGAGGGGATCGTATCGACCATTGGTTCGTCAAAAGGACATAAGGACGTATTGGAAAATCCGGATCTGATCTCTAAAACGGTATTGAATAAAGGTCTGGATGCCGGAACTGCTTTTGAAATTCTCTCGATTGATATTGCGGACGTGGATGTAGGAAAGAACATCGGGGCACAATTGCAAACCGACCAAGCCGAAGCAGATAAACGTATTGCTCAAGCGAAAGCGGAAGAGCGTCGTGCCATGGCGGTAGCCCAAGAGCAGGAAATGATTGCGCGCGTACAAGAAATGAAGGCAAAAGTAGTAGAAGCAGAAGCACAAGTACCACTTGCTTTGTCCGAAGCATTGAAAAGTGGCAAAATGGGCGTAATGGATTATTACAACATGCAAAACATTGCTGCTGATACACAAATGCGTCAATCCTTCGGGCATGCAGGTGACAAACAAGATCCTGCTTTGCCAGACGAGAAAGAATAA
- a CDS encoding YqzL family protein, whose product MLRDFSWRVFASTGDIHAYLLYRDHHQTDVSSEEASFDLAQEELGDTQACL is encoded by the coding sequence ATGCTTCGTGACTTTTCTTGGAGAGTTTTCGCTTCAACCGGTGACATCCATGCTTACCTTCTCTACCGTGATCACCATCAAACGGATGTTTCCAGCGAGGAAGCCTCGTTTGATCTCGCCCAGGAAGAATTGGGTGACACGCAGGCATGCTTGTAA
- a CDS encoding diacylglycerol kinase family protein yields the protein MKEWRRLTRSFTYALQGISYTVRTQRNMQIHVAAAIVVLAAAWWLQIPRSDVLLVLFSIGLVFSLELVNTAIEAVVDLASPEWHAKAKIAKDVGAGAVLVVAILSLIIGVLVFGQPLLQKVWG from the coding sequence TTGAAGGAATGGCGACGATTGACTCGCAGCTTCACCTACGCTCTGCAAGGGATTTCCTATACCGTACGGACACAGCGAAACATGCAAATCCACGTAGCCGCTGCCATTGTGGTGTTAGCGGCAGCGTGGTGGCTGCAGATACCCCGCAGCGATGTTTTGCTGGTCCTTTTTTCTATCGGTCTGGTCTTCTCTCTTGAGCTGGTAAATACCGCGATTGAAGCAGTCGTTGATTTAGCTTCCCCGGAATGGCACGCCAAGGCGAAGATTGCCAAAGATGTGGGAGCAGGAGCTGTGCTTGTGGTCGCGATCCTGTCCCTTATCATCGGAGTTCTCGTATTTGGACAGCCACTGTTGCAAAAAGTATGGGGATAG
- the yqfD gene encoding sporulation protein YqfD, translated as MRNGIKEWVDGHVTITVRGKRFERMLNMAVRDGIRIWNIRRVGEEVTRCDILIRDYFRLRPLLKETGCRSHVEARDGLPFWLLRLRRRSGLAIGAALFFIGLYMLSSFVWSVEVSGTKMVDPRRVIQAAEQVGIKEGAWKVKLKEPLVLQKELLSLLPEASWVGIEIQGTKVMLQVVEKEAPVKPLATGPRHLVAKKRAVVHKILPEVGRSQVVSNQLVEKGQVLISGIIGNDARQQAVSARGKVQGEVWYMSNTSVPLKQTMQRLTGEKLEHQYLLVGPYAIYVWPFEKQSFAQAEMAEQRFLPSYAGYTSPLGWKTVTYAQTAPVQTEMSVEEATELAKKFAREDILKKAGKDAFIQDEKVLHVTTENGKVYVSIHFSVIEDIAIEQPFVGQ; from the coding sequence ATGCGGAATGGAATCAAGGAGTGGGTGGATGGACATGTAACCATTACCGTTCGGGGAAAACGGTTTGAGCGGATGCTGAATATGGCCGTACGGGATGGAATTCGAATCTGGAATATTCGCAGGGTAGGAGAAGAGGTGACTCGCTGCGATATTTTGATTCGTGATTATTTTCGTTTACGGCCGCTTTTAAAAGAGACAGGCTGTCGTAGTCACGTCGAGGCAAGAGACGGGCTGCCTTTCTGGCTGCTGCGGTTACGCAGACGATCTGGATTGGCAATTGGGGCTGCTCTTTTTTTCATCGGATTGTACATGCTCTCCTCTTTTGTTTGGAGTGTTGAAGTGAGTGGGACAAAAATGGTTGATCCACGACGAGTGATTCAAGCCGCCGAACAAGTGGGGATTAAAGAAGGGGCATGGAAGGTCAAACTAAAAGAACCGTTGGTTTTGCAAAAAGAGCTGTTGAGTCTGCTGCCTGAAGCGTCCTGGGTTGGAATCGAGATTCAAGGAACCAAGGTCATGCTTCAAGTGGTTGAAAAAGAGGCTCCCGTAAAGCCACTTGCAACAGGTCCCCGCCATCTTGTAGCAAAAAAGAGGGCTGTCGTCCATAAAATTCTCCCAGAGGTTGGTCGCAGTCAGGTTGTGAGCAATCAATTGGTGGAAAAAGGCCAAGTACTCATTTCCGGGATCATTGGCAATGACGCCCGTCAACAAGCCGTATCGGCACGAGGCAAGGTGCAAGGGGAAGTGTGGTATATGAGCAACACATCGGTCCCGCTAAAACAAACGATGCAACGTTTGACAGGAGAAAAGCTGGAGCATCAATACCTGCTTGTAGGCCCTTATGCGATATACGTATGGCCATTTGAAAAACAGTCCTTTGCACAAGCCGAAATGGCAGAACAACGGTTTTTGCCCTCGTATGCGGGATATACCTCACCACTTGGCTGGAAGACAGTAACGTACGCGCAAACAGCACCCGTTCAAACAGAAATGAGCGTGGAGGAAGCGACGGAACTGGCTAAAAAATTCGCCAGGGAGGATATCTTGAAAAAAGCTGGAAAAGATGCGTTCATTCAGGACGAAAAAGTTTTGCACGTCACAACAGAGAATGGTAAAGTTTACGTAAGCATTCATTTTTCCGTCATTGAAGATATTGCCATTGAACAGCCTTTCGTTGGGCAGTGA
- the era gene encoding GTPase Era, translating into MDNRKTKQSFKSGFVSIVGRPNVGKSTLLNHIVGHKIAIMSNKPQTTRNKITAVHTTEEGQIIFLDTPGIHKPQSKLGNYMVSVAENTLNEVDLVLFVVDATEKRGAGDDYIIERLKQVKTPVFLVINKIDKVHPEALLPIIDDYRKLYDFKQIVPISALEGNNTGSLQQAILGEMEEGPMYYPADQVTDHPERFVAAELIREKVLHLTREEVPHSIAVVIEEMKRGENGKTLYIYAAIYVERDSQRGILIGQKGQMLKEIGQRARKDIERLMGDQVFLELWIKVKKDWRNQERMLRNFGFYDEQ; encoded by the coding sequence GTGGATAATCGCAAGACCAAGCAATCGTTTAAATCTGGCTTTGTCTCCATTGTGGGACGGCCAAATGTTGGGAAATCAACACTGTTGAATCATATTGTGGGACATAAAATCGCCATCATGTCGAATAAGCCGCAAACGACACGCAACAAAATTACGGCGGTGCATACGACAGAAGAGGGTCAAATTATTTTCTTGGATACACCAGGGATTCACAAGCCTCAATCCAAGCTCGGAAACTACATGGTTTCGGTTGCCGAAAATACATTAAACGAAGTTGACCTCGTTTTGTTTGTTGTCGATGCAACAGAAAAACGCGGAGCCGGGGACGACTACATCATCGAACGGTTGAAGCAGGTCAAAACGCCAGTATTTTTGGTCATCAACAAAATTGACAAGGTGCACCCAGAAGCATTGTTGCCAATTATCGACGATTACCGCAAATTGTATGATTTCAAGCAAATTGTTCCAATCTCTGCATTGGAAGGTAACAATACAGGTTCATTGCAGCAGGCTATTTTGGGTGAAATGGAAGAAGGCCCGATGTATTACCCTGCAGATCAGGTGACAGACCATCCGGAACGCTTTGTAGCAGCCGAATTGATTCGAGAAAAAGTTCTGCATTTGACGAGAGAAGAGGTACCTCACTCCATCGCTGTCGTGATTGAAGAAATGAAGCGAGGCGAAAATGGTAAAACGCTTTACATTTACGCAGCCATTTACGTAGAGCGGGATTCCCAGCGCGGTATTTTGATCGGGCAAAAAGGTCAGATGCTCAAAGAAATCGGTCAACGTGCGCGCAAGGATATCGAGCGCTTGATGGGGGACCAAGTATTTTTGGAGCTCTGGATCAAAGTGAAAAAGGATTGGCGCAACCAAGAGCGGATGCTGCGTAACTTCGGTTTCTACGACGAGCAATAA
- a CDS encoding sigma-70 family RNA polymerase sigma factor has translation MNQQIFEQMGRFRQKVIRLAIFENKSIYETAIACGCSAEKVKRVMKKWKALTKEKELVSTTKESK, from the coding sequence ATGAATCAACAAATTTTTGAACAAATGGGGCGGTTTCGTCAAAAAGTGATTCGGCTTGCCATCTTCGAAAACAAATCGATATATGAAACGGCGATCGCGTGCGGTTGTTCAGCTGAGAAAGTAAAACGAGTCATGAAAAAATGGAAGGCGCTTACAAAAGAAAAAGAGCTTGTTTCTACTACAAAAGAAAGCAAATAA
- a CDS encoding cytidine deaminase — MDKQSLLAQAIEARELAYVPYSKFQVGAALLAESGKVYLGGNIENAAYSLCNCAERTALFKAYSEGDRTYKALAVAADTPQAVSPCGACRQVIAELCPPDMPVFLTNLKGDIWETTVSALLPGAFTKEDLRG; from the coding sequence ATGGATAAACAATCATTATTAGCACAAGCAATCGAAGCCAGAGAGCTCGCTTATGTACCGTACTCCAAGTTTCAGGTAGGAGCAGCTCTTTTAGCTGAGAGTGGCAAGGTTTATTTGGGAGGCAATATTGAAAATGCAGCGTACTCGCTGTGCAACTGTGCTGAGCGTACGGCTCTTTTTAAAGCGTACTCAGAAGGCGATCGGACTTACAAAGCGTTAGCCGTCGCTGCCGATACACCGCAAGCTGTATCACCATGTGGGGCTTGCCGACAAGTCATAGCGGAGCTGTGCCCGCCGGACATGCCTGTATTTTTGACGAATCTCAAAGGCGACATTTGGGAAACGACAGTATCTGCCCTGCTTCCAGGCGCATTCACCAAGGAGGATTTACGTGGATAA